The following coding sequences lie in one Pseudomonas monsensis genomic window:
- the phnN gene encoding phosphonate metabolism protein/1,5-bisphosphokinase (PRPP-forming) PhnN: protein MDGRLIYLMGPSGSGKDSLIEAAREPLRAMNCEIIRRVITRSAESVGEDAVGVTPQEFDQRERDGDFALAWHANGLAYGIPIEMDEWLRAGRHVLVNGSRANLRDALTHYPTLIPVLLTVKDEVLRERLVRRGRETFEQIDARLARNALFKDRRTSDLPVHLIDNSGALVDAVNQLLDLIRLNATPDRT from the coding sequence ATGGATGGCAGGCTTATTTATCTGATGGGGCCTTCCGGATCGGGCAAGGACAGCCTGATCGAAGCGGCGCGTGAGCCGCTACGGGCAATGAACTGCGAAATCATTCGCCGGGTGATTACCCGATCAGCGGAGTCGGTGGGTGAAGACGCCGTCGGCGTCACGCCGCAAGAGTTCGATCAGCGCGAGCGTGACGGCGATTTTGCCCTCGCCTGGCACGCCAACGGCCTTGCGTATGGCATCCCGATAGAAATGGACGAATGGTTGCGCGCCGGTCGTCATGTGCTGGTGAATGGCTCTCGCGCCAACCTGCGTGACGCGCTGACACACTATCCGACGCTGATCCCGGTGCTGCTGACGGTGAAGGATGAAGTATTGCGTGAGCGCCTGGTGCGGCGCGGTCGAGAGACCTTTGAGCAGATCGATGCGCGGCTTGCGCGTAACGCGTTATTCAAGGACCGGCGAACCAGCGATCTGCCTGTTCATCTGATCGACAATTCAGGTGCTCTGGTGGATGCCGTCAATCAATTACTGGACTTGATCCGGCTCAACGCAACACCGGATCGAACTTGA
- a CDS encoding PA3371 family protein has product MSKSAAGFLILALLSGVVHFSLFEETEITLPLVGCGVFAVLFALALVAGRRIKFDPVLR; this is encoded by the coding sequence ATGTCCAAATCAGCCGCAGGATTTCTGATCCTCGCCTTATTGAGTGGCGTCGTGCATTTTTCGCTGTTCGAGGAAACCGAAATCACCCTGCCCCTGGTCGGCTGCGGCGTGTTTGCGGTGTTGTTCGCACTGGCGCTGGTCGCCGGACGCAGGATCAAGTTCGATCCGGTGTTGCGTTGA